ATTGATACCGACATTGCCGTCCTGCATTGTTTTTGCAATACGTATGGCGTCGTTAATGTTTTCGGTAAACAGGCAGCCGTCAAGACCATATTCCGAAGAATTGGCTATCCGGACGGCTTCATCGGGAGTCGAGTAGGTCATGACCGGCATAACCGGACCGAATATTTCTTCCCTGGCGATATCCATGTCGGGAGTGACCTTGTCAAGGATTGTGGGGAGATAAAACAGATCGTCATGCCCGGCGCCGCTGATTACTTCAGCCCCCGAATCGACGGCACTGTTTACCAGACGTTCTACTTTCTCGAGGGCGTCGTTATTGATAAGGGGACCAACCTTGGTATCTTCATCCAGAGGATCGCCCATTTTATAGGAATTTATTTTTTCGGAAACTGCTTTCATAAAAGTATCATGAATACTTTCATGGACCAGCACCCGGGAGACCGCATCGCAACGCTGTCCGGAATTTTTAAACGTCCCTTTACAGATCTGTTCTGCCGCGTGGTTGATATCGGCGTTTGGTAGGACCAGGGCGGCAGCATTACCGCCGAGTTCAAGATGGAGCCTTTTTATACCGGCCTGCTGAGCAATGGCTTTTCCGGCCCTTGTCGAGCCCGTGAAACTGATCGCCTCGACGTCGGAACTCTTTGCCAGAACGCCGCCCAGAACACTTCCTTTGCCGGTCAGCACTTGCAGTATACCCGGAGCAAGGCCGGCTTCCTGAAAAACGCGCGCAAAAAGCAGCAGGCTCAAAGGGGCGTCGCTTGCAGGCTTGACAACCACGCTGTTGCCTGCAAGAAGGGCCGGGATAATTTTTGCAGATCCAATAAACAAAGGGTAATTAAAGGGCGATAAGGCTG
This region of Chitinivibrionales bacterium genomic DNA includes:
- a CDS encoding aldehyde dehydrogenase family protein; this translates as MNSFFDPLYKQEKESKKAYKNFINGTWVDPESTDRFDIINPSTGETIATAPLCTEDHVSKAIRQAKEAQGKESFPPLDRLAIMERAAGILEEHSDSFVQTITCESGKPISDARSEVHATIERMHLAREEVRILYGEYIPGEWVEDTRNKFAIVLRNPLGVVAALSPFNYPLFIGSAKIIPALLAGNSVVVKPASDAPLSLLLFARVFQEAGLAPGILQVLTGKGSVLGGVLAKSSDVEAISFTGSTRAGKAIAQQAGIKRLHLELGGNAAALVLPNADINHAAEQICKGTFKNSGQRCDAVSRVLVHESIHDTFMKAVSEKINSYKMGDPLDEDTKVGPLINNDALEKVERLVNSAVDSGAEVISGAGHDDLFYLPTILDKVTPDMDIAREEIFGPVMPVMTYSTPDEAVRIANSSEYGLDGCLFTENINDAIRIAKTMQDGNVGINAAPKHGVGHFPFGGNKASGMGREGLKHSIDELTRLHTIVIAEK